A genomic window from Clostridia bacterium includes:
- a CDS encoding pyridoxamine kinase has product MQSSVKRIVAIHDLSGFGRTSLAVVMPILSTMGIQVCSLPTAVLSTHTGGFTDYHFVDLTDHMEPIIKHWLKLGIKFDCLYSGFLGSPRQVELISNFINNISNDNLLVVIDPVMGDDGKLYQTMDQEMIERMQSFVEQADIITPNFTEAAYLLGEKFRQDIMIEEIKDWLIRLSAMGPEIVIITSVPDCRCAKNTCVMAYDRPAGRFWKVSCVYIPAKYPGAGDTFTSVVVGSILQGDSLPIALDRGVQFITTGIRASYGYEYPRREGILLERVLSSLNLPVVAGSYEILE; this is encoded by the coding sequence ATGCAAAGTTCAGTAAAACGAATAGTGGCTATTCATGACCTTTCCGGTTTTGGTAGAACCTCTTTAGCGGTGGTGATGCCAATCTTGTCAACAATGGGTATTCAGGTATGTTCATTGCCTACCGCGGTATTATCTACACATACGGGAGGTTTTACGGATTATCATTTTGTTGATTTGACTGATCATATGGAACCTATTATTAAACATTGGCTTAAATTAGGTATAAAGTTTGATTGCTTGTATAGTGGATTTTTGGGTTCACCTAGGCAAGTAGAGCTCATTTCCAATTTTATCAATAATATTTCAAATGATAATTTATTGGTTGTGATTGATCCGGTTATGGGGGATGATGGTAAACTATATCAAACAATGGATCAAGAAATGATTGAAAGAATGCAAAGTTTTGTTGAGCAAGCCGATATTATTACACCTAATTTTACCGAAGCAGCTTATTTATTAGGTGAAAAATTTCGTCAGGATATTATGATTGAAGAGATTAAGGATTGGTTAATAAGATTATCTGCAATGGGACCGGAAATAGTAATTATAACTAGTGTGCCCGATTGTCGTTGTGCGAAAAATACATGTGTAATGGCATATGATCGTCCCGCTGGACGTTTTTGGAAAGTCAGTTGTGTTTATATACCGGCGAAATACCCCGGGGCGGGGGATACTTTTACTAGTGTAGTCGTTGGTAGTATTTTGCAAGGTGATAGTTTGCCGATTGCTTTAGATCGCGGTGTCCAATTTATTACTACTGGTATTAGGGCCAGTTATGGTTACGAATATCCACGTCGTGAGGGTATTCTTTTGGAACGGGTTTTGTCTAGTTTAAATTTACCGGTTGTAGCTGGCAGCTATGAAATTTTAGAATAA